In a single window of the Halomicroarcula saliterrae genome:
- a CDS encoding PKD domain-containing protein codes for MTDGDSRRPSRIGPTSRRDVLRTLLGVGAMGAVGFDDTVGVSRAVETGEDAHSPAIDLVPTERATHRATGSGDWTDPDVWDNGVPGADARVHIPSGVTVTLADTTDRLHWLRVDGTYRVDPSSDSHLRVETVVTTEASRFEVGTAESRVGPDATATTTFLDRGPIDTDYDPGRRSRGLLTVGEVAIHGAEKTEWTELAAFPTSGDDRLELASAPEGWQPGDRVVVAPVDDPDTDEVKAVTGIDGSTVSLASGLEHDHVPPKDDLPVHVANLSRSVRFQSESTDIPRRGHLMLMTSEGVVVENAGLYDLGRTDKSKPFTNPHVDDPAGTNPKARYALHFHVTGADRSKEPHEVRGCAVDGSPGWGFVNHHSYAHITDCVSYDVLGAGFVTEAGDEQGSFERNIAIKSEGSGQHVAHRADEGGQTEVTENPIDDFGHSGHGFWMHSPGVVVDDNVAAGHADYGFFYWGMPLDETGIDRGSVMRDGIMIPANYPKEQATFNRNDGRSADVGETDTHVAHGFVTIRSFANNTAYAVGSGVGTRWMKPQRYSGQLRHNKYEDYNKIEGFTAYGIHRDDGHWLTGGNGIGISWSSHCWVKDCRLVGDGNGYGINRGSNLYQIANCMYQDTTVENFAVGIAVSTGPTTIVTNCTLDNERTNVSAPAGTIHKSSMLWLNNNTYRRADRNLWHHYDLRTIGFPAFFDYRILLSQGPDSEPSSFAQTHANSGGVRVDDKKLYFDYQQPDSEPMETARRNGRFPGTDSEREVAESMNSTLSHFNFGQARNLPDEVNEIEDNVEALTGKTNTELNEQYGLKGGGEMVPADAERSDFVDHAWETSATGTNVERGSDVMPPKLPGMVLEDSSYITIDAPTTARPNAPVSFRASGSTADAVTFDWAFGDGASATGRTVTHSYDAIGEYDVTLTVTDSDGVSTTTTQTVSVGTTLRIEAPNGVPYGFKAGSDVSKDGFATRNDTVDSATVDGQVDGEADTYVYSGGLEHFWGKGVTVFIDGEPVDPSDHVDTHTILVDETEDVEKTYEFEVSDTLEAGKFYGGGSDSIDGTTASGYLKSFQDSYRYTGKVTSWSSSDDLTVYIDGAEVDTSTLGEQSDGTGEVESVSAAIDGDDDGIIDDSEILDAIEYWQHGETVPGTDGETVSHSELLELIKRWQLGK; via the coding sequence ATGACCGACGGCGACTCGCGCCGCCCGAGCCGTATCGGGCCGACCTCGCGGCGAGACGTACTGCGTACACTGCTCGGCGTCGGGGCGATGGGAGCGGTCGGGTTCGACGACACTGTCGGGGTGTCGCGGGCGGTCGAGACCGGTGAAGACGCCCACAGTCCCGCGATCGACCTCGTCCCGACCGAGCGGGCCACCCACAGGGCGACCGGCAGCGGCGACTGGACGGACCCGGACGTCTGGGACAACGGCGTCCCCGGTGCGGACGCCAGAGTCCATATCCCGAGCGGTGTGACCGTCACGCTCGCGGACACCACCGACCGGCTCCACTGGCTCCGCGTCGACGGGACGTACCGGGTCGACCCGAGCAGTGACTCACACCTGCGCGTCGAAACCGTCGTGACGACCGAGGCGAGCCGATTCGAGGTCGGGACCGCGGAGTCGCGGGTGGGCCCGGACGCGACCGCGACGACGACCTTTCTGGACCGCGGCCCTATCGACACCGACTACGACCCCGGCCGTCGCAGCCGCGGCCTGCTTACCGTCGGCGAGGTGGCGATCCACGGCGCCGAGAAGACCGAGTGGACCGAACTCGCCGCGTTCCCGACGTCGGGCGACGACCGGCTGGAACTCGCCAGCGCCCCCGAGGGCTGGCAGCCCGGCGACCGCGTGGTCGTCGCGCCCGTGGACGACCCCGACACCGACGAAGTAAAGGCTGTCACGGGTATCGACGGGAGCACGGTCTCGCTGGCGAGTGGCCTCGAACACGACCACGTCCCGCCGAAAGACGACCTCCCCGTCCACGTCGCCAACCTCTCCCGGAGCGTCCGCTTCCAGTCCGAATCGACCGATATCCCCCGTCGTGGCCACCTGATGCTCATGACCAGCGAGGGCGTCGTCGTCGAGAACGCCGGCCTCTACGACCTCGGCCGGACCGACAAATCGAAGCCGTTTACCAACCCACACGTCGACGACCCGGCCGGGACCAACCCCAAGGCGCGGTACGCCCTGCACTTTCACGTCACCGGGGCCGACCGCTCGAAGGAGCCCCACGAAGTGCGGGGCTGCGCCGTCGACGGCTCGCCCGGCTGGGGGTTCGTCAACCACCACTCGTACGCACACATCACCGACTGCGTCTCTTACGACGTCCTCGGTGCCGGCTTCGTCACCGAGGCCGGCGACGAGCAGGGCTCCTTCGAGCGCAACATCGCCATCAAGAGCGAGGGCAGCGGGCAACACGTCGCCCACAGGGCCGACGAAGGCGGACAGACAGAAGTCACGGAGAATCCGATCGACGATTTCGGTCACTCGGGACACGGCTTCTGGATGCACAGCCCCGGCGTCGTCGTCGACGACAACGTCGCCGCGGGCCACGCGGACTACGGGTTCTTCTACTGGGGGATGCCACTCGACGAGACGGGCATCGACCGGGGCAGCGTGATGCGCGACGGTATCATGATTCCGGCGAACTACCCCAAAGAACAGGCGACGTTCAACCGCAACGACGGTCGTAGCGCGGACGTGGGCGAGACGGACACACACGTCGCACACGGCTTCGTTACCATCCGCTCGTTTGCCAACAACACCGCGTACGCGGTCGGATCAGGGGTCGGAACCCGCTGGATGAAACCACAACGATACTCCGGACAACTCCGTCACAACAAGTACGAGGACTACAACAAGATCGAGGGATTCACTGCCTACGGTATCCACCGTGATGACGGTCACTGGCTCACCGGGGGCAACGGCATCGGCATCAGTTGGTCGAGCCACTGCTGGGTCAAGGACTGTCGGCTCGTCGGCGACGGCAACGGGTACGGTATCAACAGGGGTAGCAACCTGTATCAGATCGCCAACTGCATGTACCAAGATACGACGGTCGAGAACTTCGCCGTCGGCATCGCAGTTAGTACCGGACCGACGACCATCGTAACCAACTGTACGCTGGACAACGAGCGAACGAACGTCAGCGCACCGGCTGGGACGATACATAAGAGCTCTATGCTGTGGCTAAACAACAACACCTACAGGCGGGCTGACCGGAACCTATGGCACCACTACGACCTCAGGACAATAGGGTTCCCAGCCTTCTTCGACTACCGCATCCTACTGAGTCAGGGACCCGATTCGGAGCCGTCGTCGTTCGCCCAGACTCACGCGAACTCGGGCGGCGTTCGAGTCGACGACAAGAAGCTGTATTTCGATTACCAGCAACCCGACAGCGAGCCGATGGAGACCGCCAGACGGAACGGTCGCTTCCCCGGCACCGATTCGGAACGAGAAGTTGCAGAGAGTATGAACTCGACACTCTCTCATTTCAACTTCGGTCAGGCGAGGAATCTCCCGGACGAAGTAAACGAAATCGAAGACAACGTGGAGGCGCTCACCGGCAAAACGAACACGGAACTGAACGAACAGTACGGACTGAAAGGCGGTGGCGAGATGGTCCCTGCTGACGCCGAGCGCAGTGACTTCGTCGACCATGCATGGGAGACGTCGGCGACAGGGACTAACGTCGAACGTGGGAGCGACGTGATGCCACCGAAACTCCCGGGCATGGTTCTCGAGGACTCCTCGTACATTACTATCGATGCTCCGACCACTGCGAGGCCGAACGCTCCAGTCAGCTTCAGGGCCTCGGGATCAACCGCCGACGCGGTGACCTTCGACTGGGCATTCGGAGATGGCGCCAGTGCCACCGGACGGACAGTCACTCACAGCTACGACGCGATCGGCGAGTACGACGTCACGCTGACAGTGACTGACAGCGACGGCGTGTCGACGACTACGACGCAGACCGTGTCCGTCGGGACGACGCTTCGCATCGAGGCCCCGAACGGGGTTCCCTACGGGTTCAAAGCTGGTAGCGACGTCTCGAAGGACGGATTCGCCACGCGCAACGACACCGTCGACAGTGCCACTGTGGACGGCCAGGTCGACGGCGAGGCCGACACCTACGTCTACAGCGGCGGGCTGGAACACTTCTGGGGGAAAGGCGTCACCGTCTTCATCGACGGCGAGCCGGTCGACCCGTCCGACCACGTCGACACGCACACTATCCTCGTCGACGAGACCGAGGACGTCGAAAAGACCTACGAGTTCGAGGTCAGCGACACGCTCGAAGCCGGGAAGTTCTACGGCGGCGGCTCGGACTCCATCGACGGCACGACCGCTTCGGGCTATCTCAAGAGCTTCCAGGACAGTTACCGGTACACCGGCAAGGTCACGTCGTGGTCGAGCAGTGATGACCTCACGGTGTACATCGACGGCGCGGAGGTCGACACGTCGACCCTCGGCGAGCAGTCGGACGGCACGGGTGAGGTCGAGTCCGTCAGCGCAGCCATCGACGGCGACGACGACGGCATCATAGACGACTCGGAGATACTCGACGCCATCGAGTACTGGCAACACGGGGAGACGGTGCCCGGAACCGACGGCGAGACGGTCAGTCATTCCGAGTTACTCGAACTCATCAAGCGCTGGCAACTCGGGAAATAG
- a CDS encoding NAD(P)-dependent glycerol-1-phosphate dehydrogenase, giving the protein MFDKSTWIRLPRNVVVGHGVLPETLDAVEELHLTGRPLVVSSPTPYDVAGTRVIEQFADAGYDPDKIIIDEASFDAVQAVIAYAEETDAGFLLGVGGGKAIDITKMAADHLGLGFVSVPTAASHDGIVSGRGSVPEKDTRHSVAAEPPLAVVADTEILAQAPWRLTTAGCADIISNYTAVRDWELAHRLKNVHYSEYAGALSQMTAEMLVENADSIKRNLEESSWIVVKALVSSGVAMSIAGSSRPASGAEHLFSHQLDRIAPGAALHGHQVGVGAIMTEYLHTGPQGRWRDVRDALAAIGAPTTAADLDIDRETVIEALTTAHEIRDRYTILGDGMSEEAAIEAATVTGVV; this is encoded by the coding sequence ATGTTCGATAAATCGACGTGGATTCGCCTTCCGCGCAACGTCGTGGTGGGCCACGGCGTCCTGCCGGAGACACTCGACGCCGTCGAGGAGCTCCATCTCACCGGGCGGCCGCTGGTCGTCTCCAGTCCGACGCCGTACGACGTGGCGGGCACTCGGGTCATCGAGCAGTTCGCCGACGCGGGGTACGACCCGGACAAGATCATCATCGACGAGGCCAGTTTCGACGCCGTTCAGGCGGTCATCGCCTACGCCGAGGAGACCGACGCCGGCTTCCTGCTGGGCGTCGGCGGCGGGAAAGCCATCGACATCACGAAGATGGCGGCCGATCACCTCGGCCTGGGGTTCGTCTCGGTCCCCACGGCGGCCAGCCACGACGGCATCGTCTCGGGCCGAGGTTCGGTCCCCGAGAAAGACACCCGCCACAGCGTCGCCGCGGAGCCGCCACTCGCCGTGGTCGCCGACACCGAGATTCTCGCACAGGCCCCCTGGCGGCTGACGACGGCCGGCTGTGCCGACATCATCTCGAACTACACCGCCGTCCGCGACTGGGAACTGGCCCACCGGCTGAAGAACGTCCACTACTCCGAATACGCCGGCGCGCTCTCCCAGATGACGGCGGAGATGCTCGTGGAGAACGCCGACTCGATCAAGCGGAACCTGGAGGAGTCGTCGTGGATCGTCGTGAAGGCGCTCGTCTCCTCGGGCGTGGCGATGTCGATTGCGGGCTCCTCGCGCCCGGCCAGCGGCGCGGAACATCTCTTTTCTCACCAGCTGGACCGCATCGCCCCCGGCGCGGCCCTGCACGGCCACCAGGTCGGCGTCGGCGCCATCATGACCGAGTACCTCCACACCGGACCGCAGGGACGCTGGCGAGACGTGCGCGACGCGCTGGCGGCCATCGGCGCACCGACGACGGCGGCGGACCTGGACATCGACCGCGAGACGGTCATCGAGGCACTGACGACGGCCCACGAGATACGCGACCGCTACACCATCTTGGGCGACGGGATGAGCGAAGAGGCCGCCATCGAAGCGGCGACGGTGACGGGCGTCGTCTAG
- a CDS encoding NUDIX domain-containing protein translates to MDVASRSRSRVEERLTRLEEEFGPPEVTQTTFEVGSERYQRALEKSQDGQLDVRAVVRDDDGAVLLREGDGEWMVPHGQTEPDERLSAAVKRIVRDAADVDCTVTDAVSANIHGIRNSDDEAASTVYRLSVVFTAEVVDTDEPDGDEVRWDANPDAVGEFV, encoded by the coding sequence ATGGACGTAGCCAGCCGCTCTCGGTCGCGAGTCGAGGAGCGGTTGACGCGACTCGAAGAGGAGTTCGGCCCGCCGGAGGTCACACAGACGACCTTCGAGGTGGGGAGCGAGCGGTACCAGCGGGCACTGGAGAAATCACAGGACGGCCAGCTCGACGTTCGGGCGGTGGTCCGCGACGACGACGGCGCCGTGCTGTTGCGTGAGGGCGACGGCGAGTGGATGGTCCCGCACGGACAGACCGAGCCGGACGAACGGCTCTCGGCGGCGGTCAAACGTATCGTCAGGGACGCCGCCGACGTCGACTGCACCGTGACCGACGCCGTCAGCGCCAACATCCACGGCATCAGAAACAGCGACGACGAGGCCGCGTCGACGGTGTACCGACTCAGCGTGGTGTTTACCGCCGAGGTCGTCGACACCGACGAACCGGACGGTGACGAGGTCCGCTGGGACGCCAACCCGGACGCCGTCGGCGAGTTCGTCTAG
- a CDS encoding S9 family peptidase, giving the protein MGPDGRLAFLLNTTGVGQIWTLDEPGAWPEQRTFYDEPVGFVSYSPTRAELAFGMDEGGNERTQLYRLDDEDGTVAALTGMPDAKHRWGGWGPDGDRFAFASNRRDEAVFDVYVQSREDAGDDAELVYEGDGWFSVDGFSPDGDRLALSETHSSFDQDVYVLDVESGERTHLTPHDGSVRYASVSWGPDGEALYLVTDAESDTLELARLSLSGDLDVVRGGGEWNIDGVAVDQESGRLAYSRNVEGYNEITVGAFDGPTAVETFPTPELPGGLAGGVAWSPDADRFALSVTGRTVNTNVFVVETATGESERWTRASTAGIPAGTFVEPEVVRFESFDGREIPALFSLPPGADGDGETPVIVDIHGGPESQRRPSFAGLTQYFLSRGYAVLEPNVRGSTGYGKAYTRLDDVEKRMDSVKDLRAGVRWLHDHPAVDPDRVVAMGGSYGGFMVLAALAEYPDLWAAGVDVVGIANFVTFLENTGEWRRELREAEYGSLDDDRDLLESISPINSAEKITAPLFVLHGANDPRVPVGEAEQIAAEVRSHGVPVETMVFDDEGHGISKRENRIAAYTRVVAFLDEHV; this is encoded by the coding sequence ATGGGGCCCGACGGCCGGCTGGCCTTTCTGCTGAACACGACCGGGGTGGGACAGATATGGACGCTCGACGAGCCGGGCGCGTGGCCCGAACAGCGCACGTTCTACGACGAGCCCGTCGGCTTCGTCTCCTACTCGCCGACGCGGGCCGAACTCGCCTTCGGGATGGACGAGGGGGGCAACGAGCGAACGCAGCTGTACCGGCTCGACGACGAGGACGGCACGGTCGCGGCGTTGACCGGGATGCCCGACGCGAAACACCGCTGGGGCGGTTGGGGGCCCGACGGCGACCGGTTCGCGTTCGCGTCCAACCGCCGGGACGAGGCGGTGTTCGACGTGTACGTGCAGTCGCGGGAGGACGCCGGCGACGACGCCGAACTGGTCTACGAGGGCGACGGCTGGTTCAGCGTCGACGGCTTCTCGCCCGACGGTGACCGACTCGCTCTCAGCGAGACCCACTCCAGTTTCGACCAGGACGTCTACGTCCTCGATGTCGAGTCGGGCGAGCGGACCCATCTCACGCCCCACGACGGGTCGGTTCGGTACGCCAGCGTCTCGTGGGGGCCGGACGGGGAGGCGCTGTATCTGGTCACCGACGCCGAGAGCGACACGCTCGAACTCGCTCGGCTCTCGCTGTCGGGGGATCTCGACGTCGTCCGCGGCGGGGGCGAGTGGAACATCGACGGCGTCGCCGTCGACCAGGAGAGCGGCCGGCTGGCCTACTCCCGCAACGTCGAGGGGTACAACGAGATTACCGTGGGCGCGTTCGACGGCCCGACGGCCGTCGAGACGTTCCCAACGCCGGAGCTGCCCGGCGGACTCGCCGGGGGCGTCGCCTGGAGCCCCGACGCCGACCGCTTCGCGCTCAGCGTCACCGGTCGCACGGTCAACACGAACGTCTTCGTCGTCGAGACGGCGACCGGCGAGAGCGAGCGCTGGACCCGCGCCTCGACGGCGGGCATCCCGGCCGGGACGTTCGTCGAGCCCGAGGTCGTCCGCTTCGAGAGCTTCGACGGCCGCGAGATTCCGGCGCTGTTCTCGCTGCCGCCGGGGGCCGACGGCGACGGGGAGACGCCGGTCATCGTCGACATCCACGGCGGCCCCGAGAGCCAGCGCCGCCCCTCCTTTGCCGGGCTCACGCAGTACTTCCTCTCGCGAGGGTACGCCGTCCTCGAACCGAACGTGCGAGGGTCGACGGGCTACGGGAAGGCCTACACCCGTCTCGACGACGTGGAGAAGCGGATGGACTCGGTGAAGGACCTCCGGGCGGGGGTGCGATGGCTCCACGACCACCCCGCCGTCGACCCCGACCGCGTCGTCGCGATGGGCGGGTCCTACGGCGGGTTCATGGTGCTCGCGGCACTCGCGGAGTACCCCGACCTCTGGGCCGCCGGCGTGGACGTTGTCGGCATCGCGAACTTCGTCACGTTCCTCGAAAACACCGGCGAGTGGCGCCGCGAGCTCCGGGAGGCGGAGTACGGCTCGCTCGACGACGACCGCGACTTGCTCGAATCCATCTCGCCGATCAACAGCGCCGAGAAGATTACGGCGCCGCTGTTCGTTCTCCACGGCGCGAACGACCCGCGGGTCCCGGTCGGGGAGGCCGAGCAGATCGCCGCGGAGGTCCGCTCCCACGGTGTCCCCGTCGAGACGATGGTCTTCGACGACGAGGGTCACGGAATCAGCAAGCGCGAGAACCGCATCGCGGCCTACACTCGGGTCGTCGCGTTCCTCGACGAGCACGTGTAA
- a CDS encoding glycosyltransferase family 4 protein — MRVAVVAMETSHHRDTAGRRHLDRLAANLADAGHEVSVFCAQWWGGNATQFAPDDITYRAVTVSPTEPSFCTRLPALLAKYRPDVVHAVPTPSSVLRAANAGAKLARAPLVVEWYGDHERTVSDRALGTADRFVTPSELVQTRLWEAGAGSDRTTVIPESIDMDLVREVEPAEEVDVVYAHPLDESANIESLFLGLAELRQRGWSATVVGDGPERGAYEQEAADLRIEDRVEFVGECDRERRLAIYKGAQVFVQTAFREQFATELLWALACGCIAVVEYQAESSAHELVEHRDRDFRVTTPQEIADSIVESAGMDHRTVDESLAEYDHAAVTERYEALYERLVDERGLF, encoded by the coding sequence ATGCGTGTCGCGGTCGTCGCTATGGAGACGAGTCACCACCGGGACACAGCGGGCCGGCGACACCTCGACCGGCTCGCCGCGAACCTCGCCGACGCCGGCCACGAGGTGTCCGTCTTCTGTGCCCAGTGGTGGGGCGGCAACGCGACGCAGTTCGCACCCGACGATATCACCTACCGCGCGGTCACCGTCTCGCCGACCGAGCCCTCGTTCTGTACGCGCCTGCCGGCGTTGCTGGCGAAGTACCGCCCCGACGTCGTCCACGCCGTCCCGACGCCGTCGTCGGTGCTGCGCGCGGCCAACGCCGGCGCCAAACTCGCCCGCGCACCGCTGGTCGTCGAGTGGTACGGCGACCACGAGCGGACGGTCTCCGACCGCGCGCTCGGGACCGCAGACCGGTTCGTCACCCCCTCGGAACTCGTCCAGACGCGGCTCTGGGAGGCCGGCGCGGGGAGCGACCGGACGACGGTCATCCCGGAGAGCATCGACATGGACCTCGTTCGCGAAGTCGAGCCCGCCGAGGAGGTCGACGTGGTGTACGCCCACCCGCTGGACGAGAGCGCCAACATCGAATCGCTGTTTCTCGGGCTGGCCGAACTCCGACAGCGGGGCTGGTCCGCGACGGTCGTCGGCGACGGCCCCGAACGCGGGGCCTACGAGCAGGAGGCCGCCGATCTGCGCATCGAAGACCGCGTCGAGTTCGTCGGCGAGTGTGACCGCGAGCGCCGCCTCGCTATCTACAAGGGCGCGCAGGTGTTCGTCCAGACGGCCTTCCGCGAACAGTTCGCGACGGAGCTGCTGTGGGCGCTGGCCTGTGGCTGTATCGCCGTCGTCGAGTATCAGGCCGAGTCGAGCGCCCACGAACTCGTCGAACACCGCGACCGGGACTTCCGCGTGACGACGCCACAGGAGATCGCCGACAGCATCGTCGAGTCCGCCGGGATGGACCACCGCACCGTCGACGAGTCGCTGGCCGAATACGACCACGCGGCGGTGACCGAGCGGTACGAGGCGCTCTACGAGCGACTGGTCGACGAGCGAGGGCTGTTCTGA
- a CDS encoding DEAD/DEAH box helicase — MTTDTDDARLELDAVYDAIDAVGRPHLTATELSRKTDLTPDEARDALEALAETGEIQRQDVTEVESVWYPTDVAEVTDRERVVLFPDRREVVVEHPDQFTRAQLSQFARLGDSNRSGGYVYELREADIWAAPHESLDDLLATMRDVLGERSTHLEEWVTSQWERARKFRLYTHEDGYVVLEAESDELMGNVARPKLDDDLLRAPISDSESWVDEDATAQVKRTLYEAGYPVRDDRELATGEPLDVELRLRLRDYQADWVERFTEQGSGVFVGPPGSGKTVAAMGAMAAVGGETLILVPSRELATQWRDELVRHTTLSDDDIGEYHGGEKEIRPVTIATYRTAGMDRHRKLFDQRKWGLIVFDEVHHVPAPIYRRSANLQTKHRLGLTATPTRESDDEEEIFTLVGPPIGTDWGKLFDEGYVAEPEVEIRLVPWGTDGERTEYAATSGHDRRQAAAGNSGKIDEIRYTLAEHPEAKALVFVEYLDDGDAISEAIDAPFVSGETRHAERERLFDAFRRGEQDTLVVSRVGDEGIDLPDAELAVVASGLGGSRRQGAQRAGRTMRPAGDAKMVVLATRGTTEEDFVRRQMRHLASKGIQVTEQEAAAVESGTD; from the coding sequence GTGACCACCGACACCGACGACGCCCGCCTCGAACTCGACGCGGTGTACGACGCCATCGACGCTGTTGGCCGCCCCCATCTGACGGCGACCGAACTCTCCCGCAAGACCGACCTCACGCCCGACGAGGCCCGCGACGCGCTGGAAGCGCTGGCCGAGACCGGCGAGATACAGCGCCAGGACGTGACCGAGGTCGAGTCGGTGTGGTACCCGACCGACGTGGCGGAAGTGACCGACCGCGAGCGCGTGGTTCTGTTTCCGGACCGTCGCGAGGTCGTCGTCGAGCACCCCGACCAGTTCACGCGGGCCCAGCTCTCGCAGTTCGCCCGACTGGGGGACAGCAATCGCTCTGGCGGCTACGTCTACGAGCTGCGCGAGGCCGACATCTGGGCCGCGCCCCACGAGAGCCTCGACGACCTGCTCGCCACCATGCGGGACGTGCTGGGCGAGCGGTCGACCCATCTGGAGGAGTGGGTGACGAGCCAGTGGGAGCGGGCCCGGAAGTTCCGCCTCTACACGCACGAGGACGGCTACGTCGTCCTCGAAGCCGAGAGCGACGAGCTGATGGGCAACGTCGCCCGACCGAAACTCGACGACGACCTCCTCCGGGCGCCCATCTCCGACTCGGAGTCGTGGGTCGACGAGGACGCCACCGCACAGGTCAAGCGGACGCTGTACGAGGCCGGCTACCCGGTGCGTGACGACCGCGAGCTGGCGACGGGCGAACCGCTCGACGTGGAGCTTCGCCTCCGGCTGCGGGACTACCAGGCCGACTGGGTCGAGCGGTTCACCGAACAGGGCTCCGGCGTGTTCGTCGGCCCGCCGGGGTCCGGCAAGACGGTGGCGGCGATGGGCGCGATGGCCGCCGTCGGCGGCGAGACGCTGATTCTGGTCCCCTCGCGCGAGCTGGCCACGCAGTGGCGCGACGAACTCGTGCGCCACACGACCCTCTCCGACGACGACATCGGCGAGTACCACGGCGGCGAGAAGGAGATTCGACCCGTCACCATCGCGACCTACCGCACGGCGGGGATGGACCGCCACAGGAAGCTGTTCGACCAGCGCAAGTGGGGGCTCATCGTCTTCGACGAGGTCCACCACGTCCCGGCACCCATCTACCGCCGGAGTGCGAACCTCCAGACCAAACACCGACTCGGGCTGACGGCGACGCCAACTCGCGAGAGCGACGACGAGGAGGAGATTTTCACGCTCGTCGGCCCGCCCATCGGCACCGACTGGGGGAAGCTGTTCGACGAGGGGTACGTCGCCGAGCCGGAGGTCGAGATACGGCTGGTGCCGTGGGGCACCGACGGCGAGCGCACCGAGTACGCCGCCACCTCGGGCCACGACCGCCGGCAGGCCGCGGCCGGGAACAGCGGGAAGATAGACGAGATACGCTACACGCTGGCCGAGCATCCCGAGGCCAAAGCCCTCGTCTTCGTCGAGTATCTGGACGACGGCGACGCCATCAGCGAGGCCATCGACGCGCCCTTCGTCAGCGGCGAGACGCGCCACGCCGAGCGCGAGCGGCTGTTCGACGCGTTCCGTCGCGGCGAACAGGACACGCTGGTGGTCTCCCGCGTGGGCGACGAGGGTATCGACCTGCCCGACGCCGAACTCGCCGTCGTGGCCTCGGGACTGGGCGGCTCCCGCCGACAGGGCGCCCAGCGGGCCGGCCGGACGATGCGGCCCGCCGGCGACGCGAAGATGGTCGTGTTGGCGACCCGCGGGACGACCGAAGAGGACTTCGTCCGCCGGCAGATGCGCCATCTCGCCTCGAAGGGGATTCAGGTCACCGAACAGGAGGCCGCGGCGGTGGAGTCGGGGACCGACTGA